In Crassostrea angulata isolate pt1a10 chromosome 6, ASM2561291v2, whole genome shotgun sequence, a genomic segment contains:
- the LOC128188884 gene encoding protein SYS1 homolog, which yields MFGLLRNRFKMNGGHFRSHVWDPKLLCLQIVAMQCQFYFMFGMWTYLMDIIGRFDASMDQLFTQTDLDLLEDSGRVQVIAFLLNSLTSAVAIWYIVQRAKLCLDFAVTTHFLHFLGCWIFNRHIPQTLPWWILNVIGCAIMTVCGEFLCMRTEMKAIPLSMVGAKVDL from the exons ATGTTTGGCCTTCTACGAAATAGATTTAAAATGAATGGCGGTCACTTTAGGAGCCATGTTTGGGACCCAAAGCTGTTATGTTTACAAATAGTAGCCATGCAGTGTCAATTTTACTTCATGTTTGGGATGTGGACGTACTTGATGGACATCATTGGACGGTTTGATGCGTCAATGGATCAGCTGTTTACTCAGACG gatCTTGATTTACTGGAAGATTCAGGAAGAGTTCAAGTGATTGCTTTCCTATTAAATAGCCTTACAAG TGCTGTAGCTATATGGTATATTGTCCAAAGAGCTAAACTATGTCTGGACTTTGCAGTGACAACACATTTTTTACACTTTCTCGGATGTTGGATATTCAATCGCCACATTCCACAAACACTCCCATGGTGGATTCTGAATGTGATAGGGTGTGCCATTATGACTGTGTGTGGAGAATTCTTGTGTATGAGGACAGAAATGAAGGCCATTCCACTCTCCATGGTAGGGGCTAAGGTGGATTTATAG